Proteins co-encoded in one Amaranthus tricolor cultivar Red isolate AtriRed21 chromosome 7, ASM2621246v1, whole genome shotgun sequence genomic window:
- the LOC130818449 gene encoding uncharacterized protein LOC130818449 — MRSIIEEGMLVKIGNGKSVRFWHDRWCDVGTLERAFPRLYTISLQKNLLISQMGDWLKTHIEQMRPDRGREDSVVWKHSGSTIYPTKSIGVKMFEDKTPILSKPVINLVWQKFIPPRAQLSVWLASLERLKTGDFLLEKGIIDT, encoded by the exons ATGAGATCAATCATAGAAGAAGGCATGCTTGTGAAAATCGGAAACGGTAAATCTGTACGGTTTTGGCATGATAGGTGGTGTGATGTCGGAACACTTGAAAGGGCTTTCCCAAGACTGTACACAATATCGCTACAGAAAAATCTCCTCATAAGTCAAATGGGGGACTG GCTCAAAACCCATATTGAACAGATGCGACCTGATAGGGGCAGAGAAGATAGTGTGGTCTGGAAACACTCGGGCAGCACGATATACCCTACAAAGAGCATTGGTGTGAAAATGTTTGAAGACAAAACACCCATTTTGTCCAAACCCGTAATCAATCTCGTATGGCAGAAATTTATCCCTCCAAGAGCACAGTTGTCCGTATGGTTGGCGAGCTTGGAGAGACTTAAAACTGGGGATTTCCTGTTGGAAAAGGGAATCATTGATACTTAA